The DNA region GAGGCCGCCGGCGAACCGCCCAAGATCATCGACGAGTTCGTCGGGCGGGCGAGCCGCGGTGAGGAACGCGTCAGTATCGCCAGGATGCGTTCTCCGGCTGGGTGGAGCGAACCCGGCCAACGCCCCGTGGTCTGCGGCGTTCGCGATGGGCGTATCGCGTGGGTCGGCTCTACATCGAGCCGGTCGAGGCTACGGAACAGGCCATCGACGCAGCGGTGCGGAACATGACGAGCGGACCGTCAGACGGGGCGTGAAGCGCGGCACTTCGCACACCGGTGACCACGTCTGACTGCGGCAGTCGCGCCCACACCCGAGGGTGAGGCGCCCGTCGCGCGGCCGTTCTCCACAAGCTGAGAAGGTCCGGGCCTGCGGACGTCATTAGACGAAGTAGCCGCTGGCCGTCTCCGGCGGCAGAACCTAGCTTGATGGACCGTCGGGCGATCTCGTCCTGGGCTGTGGAAAGCGCTCTCTGACGGGGAGCGCTCTCTAAGGTGTGAGGTGAGATGCAGTTCCGTGTGTTGGGGCCGGTCGAGGTCGTGGCGGGCGGTCGCCGGGCTGCGGTCGGCGGTGGCCATCAGCGGACCATCTTGGTGGTGCTCCTGGCTGCCGGTGGTGAGACGGTGACGACCGGTCTTCTGATCGATGCGGTGTGGAGCGCGGAGCCGCCGGAGAGCGCGAGGAAGTCGCTGCAGAGTCACGTCTCGCGGCTGCGGGCTGAGCTCGTGGAGGTGGAGCCCGACGCGTCGCAGCCGCTCGTCACCGAGGCGGACGGCTACCGGGCGGACCTGGACGTGCACGACTTCGACGCGAGGCGCTTCGAGTCGCTGGTGCAGCGGGCCGGTCAGGTGGCGGACCGGGTCCCGGAGACCGCGCTCCGGTTGCTCGACGAGGCTCGGGCGCTGTGGCGAGGACCGGCCTTCGGCGAGCTCGCGGACCACCCGCAGGTGCGTCCAGAGGCCGTGCGCCTGGAACAGCTGCGCGCCAGGGCCGCTGCGGACCATGTCGACGTGCGGCTGGCACTGGGTCGGCACAAGGAAGTGATCGGTGAACTCGAGGCGACGGTGGTCGAGGATCCGCTCGATGAGCGCGCCCACGGCCAGCTCGTGCTGGCGCTGTACCGCAGCGGCCGGCAGGCGGGTGCGCTGGCGACGTACCGGCAGCTGCAGGAAAGCCTGCGCGACGAGCTCGGGGTGGACCCCTCGCCCGCGCTGAGGGAGTTGCACGAGCGCATCCTGCGTCAGGATGAGGGCCTGCAGCTTCGGCGCGGTTCACCGGACGGTGGGATCGCATCCGCGGACTCCGACGCGGACGAGACGTCCCATCCCCGACCGCAGCCGACCGTGCCCGTGCCCGAGCTCATCGGTCGCGATGAGGATGTGGCCGCGGTCGCGTCGTTGATCAGGGAGAAGCTACTGGTGACGTTGACCGGACCTGGCGGGGTGGGCAAGACGCGCCTGGCTGAGCAGGTCGCCGCTCGGGTGGCGGATGGCTTCGACGATGGTGTCGTCGAATGCGCGTTGGCGACGGTGCGGGATGCCGACAGCGTGGGCGGTGCGCTGATCACCGCGCTCGGGATCCAGCCGACCGGTGACCGGTCTGCCACCGAGACGCTGGTGGCCGCCCTGGGGGAACGTCGTCTGCTGCTGCTCCTTGACAACTGTGAGCACGTGCTGGACGTGCTCAGCCCTCTGGTCGACACGATTCTCGGTCGGTGCCCGAACGTGGCGATCCTGGCCACCTCGCGTGAACGCCTGCACCTGCCTGTCGAACACGTTTGGCCGGTGGCGCCCCTGGCTGTGCCGGAGAGGGGGTCCGACCATGAGGAGATCTCGGAGACGCCGGCGGGCGCGCTGTTCCGTGAGCGGGCCGAGGCGGTCGAACCAGCGTTCTCCCTCACCCGAGACAACGCTCCCGCGGTCGCGGAGATCTGCCGACGACTGGACGGCATGCCCCTGGCCATCGAGTTGGCTGCCGCCCGGGTCCGAGCGTTGGCGCCCGAGGACCTGGTGGCACGGATTGACCAGCGCTTCGCGCTGCTGGGCGGCGGGCCCGTGGGGGGCACCGGCCGTCATCGGACGCTGGAGGCCGTGGTGGCCTGGTCCTACGATCTGCTCGCCGACCCGGAGGCGGACCTGTTCGACCGGCTGTCGGTGTTCGCTGGCTCGTTCACGCTGGCTGCCGCCGAGCAGGTGTGCGCCGGCGGGGACCTCGCGGAGGCCGAGGTCGCGGGGCTGCTGGGAGAGCTGGTCGACAAGTCCATGGTGATGGTCGAGCGCGACGGCGACAGTGTCCGATACCACCTTCTGGACACGCTGCGCGACTTCGGGGCGAAGCGCCTCGCCGAC from Actinomycetota bacterium includes:
- a CDS encoding winged helix-turn-helix domain-containing protein; the encoded protein is MQFRVLGPVEVVAGGRRAAVGGGHQRTILVVLLAAGGETVTTGLLIDAVWSAEPPESARKSLQSHVSRLRAELVEVEPDASQPLVTEADGYRADLDVHDFDARRFESLVQRAGQVADRVPETALRLLDEARALWRGPAFGELADHPQVRPEAVRLEQLRARAAADHVDVRLALGRHKEVIGELEATVVEDPLDERAHGQLVLALYRSGRQAGALATYRQLQESLRDELGVDPSPALRELHERILRQDEGLQLRRGSPDGGIASADSDADETSHPRPQPTVPVPELIGRDEDVAAVASLIREKLLVTLTGPGGVGKTRLAEQVAARVADGFDDGVVECALATVRDADSVGGALITALGIQPTGDRSATETLVAALGERRLLLLLDNCEHVLDVLSPLVDTILGRCPNVAILATSRERLHLPVEHVWPVAPLAVPERGSDHEEISETPAGALFRERAEAVEPAFSLTRDNAPAVAEICRRLDGMPLAIELAAARVRALAPEDLVARIDQRFALLGGGPVGGTGRHRTLEAVVAWSYDLLADPEADLFDRLSVFAGSFTLAAAEQVCAGGDLAEAEVAGLLGELVDKSMVMVERDGDSVRYHLLDTLRDFGAKRLADAGATETYRRAHADYHVALTEDLAPRVRGQDEGTAVAQIDGAIADLRSAHAWMVATGDVDGALRLPAALSDYVLYRLRDETITWTHRALEMTDAPEHPACAAALATAARGATNRGETARAVREAEAALARAEPDSLTAVQALDALGTAALYEGRFDDILAQADRLEEIAQRLGEDYYVAYARLLRVLGHLYRGEDDTAVAHVAELHEAADASGNPTMRAFARYAHGEAHLDTRPAEAAASLERAIELARQVNNPLIQGVSLVSLASLRGRRGEIDAALKLFSEVIAHWRRLGDYTHQLTTLRNLVEVLTQIGADEPAAVLHGAVTEGLAPSFGAEADRLATAWDQLQDRLGPEAAQTAADRGRRLTVTQMSERALSHLDAILADSG